One stretch of Zootoca vivipara chromosome 8, rZooViv1.1, whole genome shotgun sequence DNA includes these proteins:
- the NDUFA2 gene encoding NADH dehydrogenase [ubiquinone] 1 alpha subcomplex subunit 2 produces MAASSAARVVQGGLSRNLKEIRIHLCQRSPASQGVRDFIKQHYVTLKKANPDFPILIRECSDVQPKLWARYAFGREKSVSLNNLNLDQVAKALENVVNSKA; encoded by the exons ATGGCGGCCTCCTCAGCTGCGCGGGTCGTTCAGGGTGGCCTCTCTCGGAACCTCAAGGAGATCCGGATCCACCTCTGCCAGCGGTCGCCGGCCAGCCAGGGGGTCAG AGATTTCATCAAACAACATTATGTGACTTTAAAGAAAGCAAATCCAGATTTCCCTATCCTGATCAGAGAGTGCTCAGATGTGCAACCCAAACTCTGGGCTAGATATG CGTTTGGCAGAGAGAAGAGTGTGTCACTGAATAACCTAAACCTGGACCAAGTTGCCAAAGCCTTGGAGAATGTTGTTAACAGCAAAGCATAA